In Maridesulfovibrio bastinii DSM 16055, a single genomic region encodes these proteins:
- a CDS encoding methyl-accepting chemotaxis protein, translating to MRLKTKLTFFQVAVVFLTIIILCFVFIYKINQYSENDNLQYRKEVTKIRENDLKDMVSLAESTIESFYKKSIDIDSLSKIKSEYLKQIISTCYSQIDTYIKNNEGILTAAQLKEGIKRIVAPIRYEGSNYIWINDSTPRMILHPTSPQLNGSNLSSAADSNGKHMFNEMVKLCRKQNEGMVDYLWKKPGDQNETLKISYVKKLPKFGWIIGTGAWVSDITAEMKSKALEQIAHMTLENGNYFWVNGLNYKMIMHPLNPEMNGKKIDNITDTNGKFFFKEMVDLCSAEGEGTIKYYWNKPGKEKSVPKLSYVKLFKPWNWVIGMGIYIDSIDDAVQTKKQQQQKTINSMLMTIIILAVVIGFLAALASRFFAGKITSTLGTEPEDLKKVADNMAEGKMNFGFKIQNEHGAFKSIAKMIDKVSSTILDVQHAAENVSAGSEELSASAQSLSQGATEQAAAVEELSASMDSIADSIIQNDKNASQAEKIVLQATADTVEGGKAVNETLQAMRNITERTAIIEEISRQTNLLALNAAIEAARAGIHGKGFAVVAAEVRKLAEKSGVAASQISELSAESLKTAESAGDILEEIIPKIKNTSELIQEISAACNEQSETIITLKNATEQLDTVIQQNASSSEEVAATSEELSGQAESLQQTIMFFKID from the coding sequence ATGAGACTAAAAACAAAACTTACTTTTTTTCAGGTTGCAGTTGTCTTTTTAACCATCATAATTTTATGTTTTGTTTTTATTTACAAGATAAATCAATATTCAGAAAATGATAATTTACAATATAGAAAAGAAGTTACTAAAATAAGAGAAAATGATTTAAAAGATATGGTTTCGCTTGCAGAAAGCACTATTGAATCATTTTATAAAAAATCAATCGATATAGATTCACTATCAAAAATAAAATCTGAATATTTGAAACAAATAATTTCTACATGCTACTCTCAAATAGATACATATATAAAAAATAATGAAGGTATATTAACCGCCGCTCAGCTCAAAGAAGGAATAAAAAGGATTGTAGCACCAATACGGTATGAAGGTTCAAATTATATATGGATTAACGATTCTACACCACGCATGATACTGCACCCAACATCTCCCCAACTTAACGGTAGTAATCTTTCTTCAGCAGCTGACAGCAATGGAAAACATATGTTCAATGAGATGGTTAAGCTGTGCCGAAAACAGAATGAAGGTATGGTCGATTATTTATGGAAAAAACCGGGTGATCAAAATGAAACTTTAAAAATTTCATACGTAAAAAAATTGCCTAAATTCGGTTGGATAATAGGAACAGGCGCATGGGTATCGGATATCACCGCTGAAATGAAATCAAAAGCTCTGGAACAAATAGCCCACATGACTCTTGAAAACGGGAATTATTTCTGGGTAAACGGCCTGAATTACAAAATGATAATGCATCCACTTAACCCTGAAATGAACGGTAAAAAAATAGATAACATAACTGATACCAATGGAAAGTTTTTCTTTAAAGAGATGGTAGACCTTTGTTCCGCAGAAGGAGAAGGAACTATCAAATATTATTGGAACAAACCGGGTAAAGAAAAAAGTGTTCCCAAATTATCATATGTAAAGCTTTTTAAACCATGGAACTGGGTTATAGGAATGGGCATCTACATAGACTCGATTGATGATGCCGTTCAAACAAAAAAGCAACAACAGCAAAAAACCATAAACAGCATGCTGATGACGATCATTATACTTGCTGTTGTAATTGGATTTTTAGCAGCTTTAGCATCAAGATTTTTTGCAGGGAAAATAACATCTACACTTGGAACTGAGCCTGAAGATTTGAAAAAAGTTGCTGACAATATGGCCGAAGGAAAAATGAATTTCGGATTTAAAATTCAGAATGAGCATGGAGCTTTCAAATCTATAGCAAAAATGATTGATAAAGTAAGTTCCACAATACTTGATGTGCAGCATGCAGCAGAAAATGTTTCTGCCGGTAGTGAAGAACTTTCAGCTTCAGCACAATCATTATCTCAAGGAGCTACTGAACAGGCTGCGGCAGTAGAAGAGTTAAGTGCGTCGATGGATAGTATCGCTGACAGCATAATCCAAAATGATAAAAACGCTTCGCAGGCAGAGAAAATTGTTTTGCAGGCAACAGCAGATACGGTTGAAGGTGGTAAGGCCGTGAATGAGACCTTGCAAGCCATGAGAAATATTACTGAGCGGACTGCTATCATTGAAGAAATATCACGGCAAACAAATTTACTGGCTCTTAATGCCGCAATCGAAGCGGCAAGAGCAGGAATACATGGCAAAGGCTTTGCTGTGGTTGCAGCCGAAGTAAGGAAGCTTGCCGAAAAAAGTGGTGTGGCTGCGTCACAAATAAGCGAACTCTCAGCAGAGAGTTTGAAAACAGCAGAATCAGCCGGAGATATTCTCGAAGAAATAATACCCAAAATAAAAAATACTTCTGAACTTATTCAAGAAATATCAGCAGCATGCAACGAGCAAAGTGAAACTATTATTACCCTTAAAAATGCAACAGAGCAGTTAGACACTGTCATCCAGCAGAATGCATCTTCATCTGAAGAAGTTGCAGCAACATCTGAAGAACTGTCAGGACAGGCAGAAAGTCTACAGCAGACAATTATGTTCTTTAAAATAGATTAA
- the ribB gene encoding 3,4-dihydroxy-2-butanone-4-phosphate synthase, producing the protein MNQNLLSTFGDSYTRVTNALENLRNGNGVLVTDNEDRENEGDLIFSAEFLTNEQMAMLIRECSGIVCLCLTDAKVTELGLDMMVEKNTSTYGTGFTVSIEAAEGVTTGVSAADRVTTIKAAIEDGAKPSCLNKPGHVFPLRARAGGVLERGGHTEATVDLMKLAGLKDCGVLCELTNPDGTMARLPEIVEFAQKNNFCVLTVDDIISYRKQIEIKAS; encoded by the coding sequence ATGAATCAGAATCTTCTCTCTACTTTCGGCGACTCTTATACCCGAGTTACAAATGCATTGGAAAATCTTCGTAATGGTAACGGTGTTCTTGTTACAGACAATGAGGACCGTGAAAATGAAGGTGATCTGATTTTTTCTGCTGAATTTTTGACCAATGAACAGATGGCCATGCTCATCAGGGAATGCAGTGGCATTGTGTGTCTCTGCCTGACAGATGCTAAGGTTACTGAGCTTGGTTTGGATATGATGGTAGAAAAAAACACCAGTACATACGGAACCGGTTTTACGGTGTCGATTGAGGCCGCAGAAGGTGTAACAACCGGAGTCTCCGCTGCCGATCGTGTAACTACTATCAAGGCCGCCATAGAGGATGGAGCTAAGCCTTCATGCCTGAATAAGCCTGGTCATGTTTTTCCTTTGAGAGCAAGGGCCGGAGGGGTTCTTGAAAGAGGTGGACATACTGAGGCTACAGTTGACTTAATGAAATTGGCTGGTTTGAAGGATTGTGGTGTACTTTGTGAGTTAACCAATCCTGATGGCACTATGGCCAGACTTCCTGAAATAGTAGAATTTGCACAGAAAAATAATTTTTGTGTACTTACTGTTGATGATATTATTAGCTATCGTAAACAGATTGAGATTAAAGCAAGTTAA
- a CDS encoding cupin domain-containing protein translates to MEAYNFKEVEGKKVEKATYKGKEYKVKGVTIRWLSKSGKDAEGQPEYGLRHFTVEPGGIIPCHSHLYLQTMFIERGELECFSYDPETDEVVSNRICGPGDYIYSPTMEPHGLRNNSETDSATFLCCICSLYGDEETI, encoded by the coding sequence ATGGAAGCCTATAATTTCAAGGAAGTTGAAGGTAAAAAAGTTGAAAAAGCAACATATAAGGGTAAAGAATATAAAGTTAAGGGAGTTACCATACGCTGGCTGTCAAAATCAGGTAAAGACGCGGAAGGACAACCTGAATATGGTTTAAGACATTTTACCGTTGAACCAGGTGGAATTATTCCATGCCATAGTCACCTGTACCTCCAGACGATGTTTATTGAGCGCGGTGAGTTGGAATGTTTTTCTTATGATCCTGAAACAGATGAAGTTGTGTCCAACAGGATTTGCGGACCGGGAGATTATATTTATTCTCCTACTATGGAACCACATGGATTACGCAATAACAGTGAGACTGACTCTGCTACATTTTTATGCTGCATATGTTCTTTATATGGAGATGAAGAAACAATATAA
- the fliD gene encoding flagellar filament capping protein FliD has protein sequence MAVSSLSSDVLSYSSNTSSGSITFSGLGNGTDFDDIIDATMELQEYKKEAYEEDLEYAETAKDVLATLNENMVTLSGTLQEMDEVDEFLSYKETTSSDEITATAGDGAKTGTHTIVIGQLARKDVWIAEDISFSSEDDIIASNATSITLSYAGESLSLDIAAGTTAEELVNMINSDSDFDDKISSSLIYDGSGYHLKLSGNDTGSSNVIEIVDFDLNGISSADFNNTQAACNAELKIDGYPSAEDSWLERDSNTVTDLIDGVTLELNHTTDSDGVEVGVTYDTDAMVSTIENFVSEINQMIYDIQNVTGRLDTDTDYSVSTDTDDEDSDDDDDSSFTLNDSSLDVVYNSIKNVLSTIGLGFERYDSTTEEGDLYTTLSTIGITTDSEQGSDTFGQLVIDYDDLEEAIAADPEAVATLFAASGEAESNTSSLEVISSVSGLTKAGEYSVEYEISGGEIISATIDGVEMKISGSTMLAQSNSDANGLYLNCVESDDGTYNATISVKQGKCGELADLFTSMTDVTSGSIPLLIKSYDESITNLENNIYTEEARLDSLETELNRKYAALDEMLSYYENIASQLEATLSSSS, from the coding sequence ATGGCAGTTTCTTCTCTTTCTTCAGACGTTTTATCATATTCATCCAATACCAGTTCCGGATCAATAACCTTCTCCGGCCTTGGGAATGGAACTGACTTTGATGACATTATAGATGCGACCATGGAGCTTCAGGAATACAAAAAGGAAGCATATGAGGAAGATCTTGAATATGCAGAAACAGCGAAAGATGTTCTTGCAACTCTTAATGAAAATATGGTTACCCTTTCTGGAACTCTTCAGGAAATGGATGAAGTTGACGAGTTTCTTTCATACAAAGAGACAACTTCAAGTGATGAGATAACCGCAACAGCAGGTGATGGAGCTAAAACCGGAACCCACACTATAGTAATTGGCCAGCTTGCGCGCAAAGACGTCTGGATAGCTGAAGACATTTCATTTTCATCTGAAGATGACATTATCGCATCAAACGCTACATCTATAACACTTTCATACGCAGGGGAAAGTCTCTCCCTTGATATTGCAGCAGGAACAACTGCTGAAGAACTTGTTAATATGATTAACTCTGATTCTGATTTTGATGATAAAATTTCTTCATCATTAATATATGATGGAAGCGGATACCATCTTAAGCTCAGTGGTAACGATACTGGAAGCTCAAATGTAATTGAAATAGTGGATTTTGACCTTAACGGAATAAGTTCTGCTGATTTTAATAATACTCAGGCGGCGTGCAATGCAGAATTAAAAATAGACGGTTACCCTTCTGCTGAAGATTCATGGCTTGAACGGGACTCTAACACAGTTACCGATCTTATAGATGGTGTGACTCTTGAACTCAATCACACTACGGACTCTGATGGAGTTGAAGTCGGAGTAACATATGATACAGATGCAATGGTAAGCACTATAGAAAATTTTGTATCTGAAATAAATCAAATGATATATGATATTCAAAATGTAACAGGGAGACTTGATACCGACACTGATTATTCTGTTTCTACTGACACCGATGACGAAGATAGTGATGATGACGATGATTCTTCATTCACACTAAATGACAGTTCACTCGATGTTGTCTATAATTCAATAAAAAACGTGCTTTCAACAATCGGTCTTGGTTTTGAAAGATATGACAGCACTACTGAGGAAGGAGATCTTTACACCACTCTTTCAACAATAGGAATTACAACAGACTCTGAACAGGGATCAGATACTTTTGGGCAACTTGTCATAGATTACGATGATCTGGAGGAAGCAATTGCAGCAGACCCTGAAGCGGTTGCAACCCTCTTCGCAGCATCCGGTGAAGCAGAGAGCAATACTTCATCGCTTGAGGTAATTTCAAGCGTTAGCGGACTTACTAAAGCTGGTGAGTATTCAGTTGAATATGAAATCTCCGGCGGAGAAATTATATCTGCGACAATAGATGGAGTCGAAATGAAAATTTCAGGCTCAACCATGCTTGCCCAAAGCAATAGCGATGCAAACGGACTTTATCTTAACTGCGTTGAATCAGATGATGGAACATACAATGCGACTATAAGCGTTAAACAAGGTAAATGCGGCGAATTAGCTGATCTGTTTACAAGCATGACTGACGTTACAAGTGGATCAATACCTCTTCTCATCAAGAGCTATGACGAATCTATAACCAACCTTGAGAACAATATTTATACTGAAGAAGCACGCCTAGATTCACTTGAAACAGAACTCAACAGAAAATATGCAGCTCTTGATGAAATGCTTTCATACTATGAAAACATAGCTTCTCAACTTGAAGCGACACTTTCCTCAAGCAGCTGA
- the flgL gene encoding flagellar hook-associated protein FlgL produces MRISTNQVYATSLNNVNSSLVRLNNLNEQSSSQKKLNTPSDDPSGMGLVMKLRSYDESLAGYIDNGNSVSALLGTADDQIIEASEIMTSLMEQAEQGSTGTYSDTQLNMIAEEMEAYLDSLVAISATKSGDQYIFSGDAIDSSPYTYGLGVTVTGDSPSSSELSLSGEIDSAIMVEFTSDGTVGTDSLDYKYSTDGGTTWETGILDGTSVPPETTITIEDATIEIASGTVVTTADEDTGSSFIVRTTMIYQGSDDAMSVNIAENYSIDATTVGYEAFGGQDSDGNSYGEPNLFESICETIAYLQTGNTDKVEENLEKLSSGNEKLNTIAATIGARENRVDYMVSSLGLARERTASAISSEEDINAAQLSIELNQAEYVYEAVLSSASKSMSQSILDYI; encoded by the coding sequence ATGCGGATAAGTACTAATCAGGTTTACGCAACGTCTCTCAACAATGTGAATTCATCATTGGTCCGGTTAAACAATCTTAACGAACAATCCAGCTCACAGAAAAAACTTAATACCCCATCTGACGACCCTTCGGGTATGGGATTAGTCATGAAACTCAGAAGCTATGATGAATCTCTGGCAGGATATATTGATAACGGAAACTCAGTAAGTGCTCTTCTAGGTACAGCTGACGACCAGATAATAGAAGCAAGCGAAATTATGACATCCTTAATGGAACAAGCTGAACAAGGTTCTACCGGGACTTATAGCGACACACAACTTAATATGATTGCTGAAGAAATGGAGGCATACCTTGACTCTCTGGTAGCGATATCAGCTACAAAATCTGGAGATCAATACATATTTTCAGGTGATGCAATTGATAGTTCTCCATACACATATGGTCTCGGTGTGACTGTTACTGGTGACTCCCCATCTTCAAGTGAGCTTAGCCTGAGTGGAGAAATAGACAGTGCGATCATGGTAGAATTTACCTCTGACGGAACAGTAGGAACGGACTCACTAGACTATAAATATTCGACAGACGGCGGAACAACCTGGGAAACTGGAATCTTAGATGGAACTTCAGTCCCGCCTGAAACGACAATAACGATTGAAGATGCAACAATTGAGATTGCCTCTGGAACTGTTGTCACTACAGCAGATGAGGATACCGGAAGCTCCTTCATAGTTAGAACTACAATGATATATCAGGGCTCTGATGATGCCATGTCTGTAAATATTGCTGAAAATTATTCAATAGATGCAACGACCGTTGGATATGAAGCTTTTGGTGGTCAGGATAGTGATGGAAATTCGTATGGTGAACCCAATTTATTTGAATCTATTTGCGAAACCATTGCTTACCTGCAGACAGGCAATACTGACAAAGTTGAAGAAAATCTTGAAAAACTCAGTTCAGGAAATGAAAAGCTGAACACTATAGCTGCGACAATAGGAGCGCGCGAAAACAGGGTTGATTACATGGTCAGCAGTCTTGGTCTTGCAAGGGAGAGAACGGCATCTGCTATCAGTTCAGAAGAAGACATAAATGCAGCGCAACTGTCAATTGAGCTGAATCAGGCTGAATATGTATATGAAGCAGTGCTAAGTTCAGCATCCAAATCTATGAGTCAAAGTATTCTGGATTATATATAG
- the flgK gene encoding flagellar hook-associated protein FlgK: MISNLFTIGSRAIANAQVSINNTSNNIANAETSGYQRTDTNYSSTGNITVSGSSIGTGAEISSITANWDSFVEAQYLTAAASLSGNEAVADYLAQMEELLNESDEDGLGTQLDAFLDAWSDLSTDPDSTAEREALLGEAESLVYALNSTSSELLTMKSTIEDEIQSQVDEANEYIDTLASLNKQISADPDNTDLVSSRAQIIRELDELIGIETETNSNGQTSVYTDNGLPLVDGTTTHHLAYSSSQSNDSLMPDSDYDGEINYSGSSSEEIMIEFVSSGTDGTAQFKVSFDGGNSWAEDDNGNTILYTASDSSSPVEIDGVEIYFSGGTTDHETGDRYTIVPKTGLYWEKSSGALVNCTPLTDSNGDDTSNRVTGGSIAGLFKVRDDDLLPTLDELDALSSGLIYEVNSAHSQGAGLESHTSVTGTYTIEDQTAALSDSGLIYDKNIEDGSFEIYAYDSDGAVISNSSISIDASTDSLNDIISQINSDFSGILSASITSDGTLKIQAQGDYSFEFGSDSTGFLAAAGINTFFEGSNAADITVNSYIQENSSHINCGEVGDNGTVSAGSNSSAESISSLLNNSVNINTETSSTTQTLSSYLSSIVSKVGASAQNIDTQIACDTSAAQLYYDQQESVSGVNVEEEVVNLTKYQQQYQAACQIITVTQTMFDSILDMM, translated from the coding sequence ATGATCAGCAACCTCTTCACAATAGGTTCAAGGGCAATAGCAAATGCTCAAGTTTCTATTAACAATACATCCAACAATATCGCAAATGCAGAGACAAGCGGATACCAAAGAACAGATACCAATTATTCTTCCACAGGAAACATTACTGTTTCAGGAAGCAGCATAGGCACCGGAGCTGAGATAAGCTCTATAACAGCTAATTGGGATTCTTTTGTGGAAGCACAATATCTGACAGCGGCAGCTTCACTTTCAGGAAATGAAGCTGTCGCAGACTATCTCGCCCAAATGGAAGAACTTTTAAACGAATCAGACGAAGATGGATTAGGAACACAACTTGATGCATTTCTGGATGCATGGAGTGACCTTTCAACTGATCCTGATTCGACAGCTGAACGTGAAGCACTTCTGGGAGAAGCCGAATCGTTGGTTTATGCTTTGAACTCTACTTCCAGCGAACTCTTAACAATGAAAAGCACCATTGAGGATGAGATACAATCACAGGTCGATGAAGCAAATGAATACATAGATACCCTTGCCAGTTTGAATAAACAAATATCTGCAGACCCAGACAATACCGACCTAGTTTCCAGCCGCGCCCAGATAATAAGAGAACTTGATGAACTTATTGGCATCGAAACAGAAACAAACAGCAACGGGCAGACATCAGTTTATACTGATAACGGCCTCCCTCTTGTAGACGGAACAACAACCCATCATCTGGCTTATTCTTCATCCCAGAGTAATGATTCATTGATGCCTGATTCTGATTATGATGGAGAAATAAATTATTCCGGAAGTTCAAGTGAAGAAATTATGATCGAGTTTGTTTCATCCGGAACAGACGGAACAGCTCAATTCAAAGTTTCTTTTGATGGAGGAAACAGCTGGGCGGAAGATGATAACGGGAACACTATTCTCTACACTGCCTCAGATTCATCTTCCCCTGTAGAGATAGATGGAGTTGAAATTTATTTCTCAGGAGGAACAACTGACCATGAAACCGGAGACCGCTACACTATAGTTCCCAAAACCGGCCTATACTGGGAAAAAAGCTCAGGGGCATTAGTTAACTGTACTCCGCTTACTGATTCAAATGGAGACGATACCTCCAACAGGGTTACCGGCGGTAGTATTGCAGGACTATTTAAAGTCAGGGATGATGATCTACTGCCAACTTTAGATGAACTGGATGCGCTATCATCGGGCCTCATTTACGAAGTCAATTCAGCACACTCACAAGGAGCAGGTCTTGAATCCCACACTTCTGTGACTGGGACATACACAATTGAAGATCAAACGGCAGCATTATCTGACAGCGGGCTTATATACGATAAAAATATAGAAGACGGATCATTTGAAATTTACGCCTATGATTCAGATGGAGCCGTAATTTCTAATTCATCTATATCAATTGATGCTTCAACGGATTCACTTAATGATATTATATCCCAGATCAACTCTGATTTTTCAGGAATTTTATCAGCATCAATAACATCTGACGGGACCCTTAAAATTCAGGCCCAAGGCGATTATTCATTTGAATTCGGGTCAGATTCTACCGGTTTTTTAGCCGCTGCAGGAATAAATACCTTCTTCGAAGGATCTAATGCAGCAGATATAACCGTAAATTCATACATACAAGAAAATTCTTCCCACATAAATTGTGGAGAAGTCGGTGACAACGGAACAGTCTCGGCCGGCAGCAACTCTTCAGCTGAATCAATCAGTTCTCTGCTTAATAATTCCGTTAATATTAATACTGAAACATCGTCTACGACACAAACATTGTCCTCATATCTATCAAGTATCGTCTCAAAAGTTGGTGCGTCAGCACAGAATATCGATACCCAGATAGCTTGCGATACCAGTGCTGCGCAGCTGTACTACGACCAACAGGAATCTGTAAGTGGAGTTAATGTTGAAGAAGAAGTCGTAAATCTAACTAAATATCAGCAACAGTATCAGGCTGCATGCCAGATTATCACCGTTACCCAGACCATGTTCGACAGTATTTTAGACATGATGTGA
- a CDS encoding flagellar hook protein FlgE, translating to MGITSTLYTGISGINVNSQATSVVSNNLANSSTVGFKASYTTFEDVFYSSISTGSGGDQVGNGAGVASVNTDYTQGSYEDSSTATNVALNGDGYFVVYDPDLGTTYYTRAGNFDFDKDGYLVDPYGNQVQGWEVENGSASGALTTIQLDQSQSPPNATSEVFVSMNLNSQSTDNAVTTNPYTSEFELYDGTDDPPLDDSRYSYSSTITIYDENGTSHDLTYYMDPVDVDADGNIVWEYVVSCNPEEDMRSFGGTDLNTTSAAGMLMTGTLTFDSEGQLISQTAYTLTDSPVSSDPKDLDNWVLADFSDAGLTEVNANFTGSTSGQDISIDFGMTNTGSTIGDGWTTTSGVTTLGDITSATSYSDLPTFNSSSLTTGATTSYSDSSSATYSTTQDGYSTGSLLSVSVDENGIISGNYSNSQTIELYQLALADFTNKEGLVANGSNLFTSTTESGQAIIGTAGTGGFGSVVSNALESSNVDLASEMTRLIIIQAAYQANSKVVTTADTLLQTAINLKR from the coding sequence ATGGGTATCACAAGTACATTATATACAGGAATTTCCGGAATTAATGTCAATAGTCAGGCAACTTCAGTCGTCAGTAACAATCTTGCAAACTCAAGCACTGTAGGTTTCAAAGCTTCGTACACAACATTCGAAGATGTTTTTTACTCTTCAATCAGTACAGGAAGCGGTGGCGATCAGGTTGGTAACGGAGCAGGTGTTGCTTCCGTAAACACTGATTACACCCAAGGTTCTTACGAAGACTCCAGCACAGCTACAAATGTAGCACTTAACGGGGACGGATACTTTGTAGTTTATGACCCAGATCTGGGGACAACATACTATACCCGAGCCGGCAACTTCGATTTTGATAAGGATGGTTATCTTGTTGATCCATACGGAAATCAGGTTCAGGGATGGGAAGTTGAAAACGGTTCTGCTTCTGGAGCATTGACTACAATTCAGCTTGACCAGTCCCAATCTCCGCCGAATGCGACAAGTGAAGTTTTCGTTTCTATGAATCTTAATTCTCAGAGTACCGACAATGCCGTTACAACCAATCCGTATACTTCTGAATTTGAGCTTTATGACGGAACCGATGATCCTCCACTTGACGACTCAAGATACAGCTACTCAAGCACCATTACCATTTATGATGAAAATGGTACTTCCCATGATCTTACCTATTACATGGACCCTGTGGATGTTGATGCTGATGGTAATATTGTCTGGGAATACGTGGTTTCCTGCAATCCGGAAGAAGATATGCGTTCATTCGGAGGAACGGACCTCAACACGACCAGTGCCGCAGGTATGCTTATGACCGGAACACTGACCTTTGATTCAGAGGGACAGTTAATCTCACAGACGGCATACACTCTTACGGACTCACCGGTATCATCCGATCCTAAAGACCTTGACAACTGGGTTCTGGCTGATTTCAGCGATGCTGGACTAACGGAAGTAAATGCCAACTTTACCGGAAGCACTTCCGGTCAGGACATTTCAATAGATTTCGGAATGACAAACACCGGCTCAACAATCGGTGATGGCTGGACGACCACTTCAGGGGTGACAACTCTCGGTGATATCACTTCTGCAACCAGCTATTCCGATCTGCCGACATTCAACAGTTCAAGCCTAACAACCGGAGCCACTACAAGTTATAGTGACAGTTCTTCAGCCACCTACAGTACAACTCAGGATGGTTATTCAACAGGATCGCTTCTTTCAGTCTCTGTAGATGAGAACGGAATTATCAGTGGAAACTATTCAAACAGTCAGACAATTGAACTTTATCAGCTGGCCCTTGCCGATTTTACAAATAAAGAAGGGCTCGTCGCAAACGGGAGCAACCTATTCACCTCAACGACGGAATCAGGACAGGCAATAATAGGGACAGCAGGGACAGGCGGATTCGGCTCAGTTGTATCAAATGCCCTCGAATCTTCAAATGTTGATCTGGCATCAGAAATGACCAGACTGATTATCATTCAAGCAGCGTATCAGGCTAACAGCAAAGTCGTAACGACAGCTGACACCCTTCTCCAGACAGCAATAAATCTGAAACGATAG
- a CDS encoding flagellar hook assembly protein FlgD produces the protein MSVEAVNSSTTTTTDSSSNTTLSQLDFLTLLTTQMEYQDPTDPVDNSEMVSQMTQYSMLEQQTSTNDKLDTILSEIQSMSKINSSSYLGQKVSAEGGVAEVSDGEIDSTVTITLSEDAANLGINIYDSDGNIVATNYYEDVSSGTFTIDGDEINASGALTSDGYYTLQAFAYDSNGAEVDVSMESEGTVAAISQEDDGVVFTLEDGREVNLTDVTLLAS, from the coding sequence ATGAGTGTAGAAGCTGTCAATTCATCAACAACCACTACGACCGATTCTTCCAGCAATACAACTTTAAGCCAGCTCGACTTTCTGACTTTGCTTACAACACAAATGGAATATCAAGACCCGACAGATCCAGTTGATAATTCTGAGATGGTTTCCCAAATGACACAATATTCAATGCTGGAGCAGCAAACCAGTACTAACGATAAATTAGACACCATACTTTCTGAAATTCAATCAATGTCCAAGATCAACAGCTCCAGTTATCTCGGCCAGAAAGTTTCCGCTGAAGGCGGCGTAGCAGAAGTAAGTGATGGTGAAATCGATTCAACCGTAACCATCACCCTAAGTGAAGATGCGGCAAATCTTGGAATAAATATTTACGACTCAGACGGAAATATTGTTGCCACAAACTATTACGAGGACGTTTCCTCCGGAACATTCACCATTGATGGAGATGAAATAAATGCAAGCGGAGCTTTGACCAGTGACGGATATTATACGCTTCAAGCTTTCGCATACGACTCCAATGGAGCGGAAGTCGACGTTTCGATGGAGTCTGAGGGAACAGTTGCCGCGATAAGTCAGGAAGATGATGGAGTGGTCTTCACTCTTGAAGACGGCAGGGAAGTGAACCTAACCGATGTAACCCTTCTAGCCTCTTAA